CATACTGTGGATAGCAAAACTTAACAGTGCAGCAGACATGCTGGTGGTGGTGTTTGAATTGCTTAGCTTAACTCGGAACACAAACACTGCGCTATCATCAATCTATTGCTGCCACTGAGGTGGAAAATCCATAATACAACCAAGTACTCCATTTGCTGCAGAAGAAATTAGCACTAACCAGGAGGGCGACCAGCAGCTCATGTCGAGAACGTGTGCAAGCAGAGTTTTCTTCAGATTGAGAGCAGAGCAAAGGGCAAGAATGAGATTTTCAGTGTCCGCTGGTATGGCAGTCAGCAAATTCGCACAGTTGTTGAGGCAGTTCTCGCGATTGTTCGGCATCAAGTTAAGCAGCTCGCAAGCATGGATGGACTAATTACAGCACGCACGCATGAACTGCACCGTGGTACATAACATACCACAGCGGGCTACAGAGGAGGTCGACTCTGCTGGTAGTACTAAACACTTTGTCTAATTGATCCAGCCTATTGACGACGACACTGGGCAAGGTCGACGgtggcgctgctgctgctgccgtgGGCGCTGGGCGAGCCGGCGGGGACGTCGCCGTcgtcttcgccgccgccgccgctgctgctgccaGCGTAGTCGTCCTCCTCGGGGATGGGGTCGAGGCATCCCTCCGCGGCGCGGCGAAGGCGGAGCCGCTGCAGCCGCACGACATGGAGGGTCTCCTGCGGGGCCGCCTCGTCAGCGGCGAAGCGGCCGAGCGTGCACGATCTCTCGGCgggggccatggtcactacactGCTGGTGGGTGTCCTCTTGCGCGATCAGTTGCAGTTGGAGGTGATGGTGCACGGTGGGGTGTCCTCTTAAGCAGAACAGAGCAGCTCTGTTTGTTATTGTTGAGCATACGCTTGTACACTGCATATGTATAGGACTAGGGTCTGTATTTATACCATTATATCTCTCTACTCCTGTATATTTGTACATCTTAGGAGACAAGTAGAGACCGGTCCACCTTGTACCTATATATGTGCACCATGCACATGATCAATGATTATCGATTCGTGCAATCTCATTCTTCCTAACTAACATGGTATCAGTTTAGCACGCCGATCCTATTCCCACCTTCcgcaccagccgccgccgccgcctcccttgcgtcgccgccgccgctgtccaccgtcgccgccgcgcccctTCCCCTCGCAGCCGCCGCCTTCCCCTCTGCCTTCCTCCCCAAGTCGCCGCCGCGCCCTAAAAACCCCAACCCTACCCCGCGCCGCCGCTACTACCCTCCTCCCACCTGAGCCGCCGCACCCCTCTCCTTGCCGCTGCTCCCATGGCGTCTCCCCACTCCAGCAACTCCAACCCGTTCGCCGGACTCGTGCCCGACGCCACCGCCGTTCGTGATCTCGACATCCACACCCGCGTTCCCATCAAGCTTTACCAGTCCACCTCCTCGTACTATGCGTGGAAGACCTACTTCAACCTCGTCTTCCGCGAGTACCACCTCCTCGAGCACGTCGACGGGACCGTGGATGGCGATCTCATGGTGGATGATCCGGACTGGGCGGCCATTGAGGCCTCCCTCATCTGGTGGTTCTACCTCACCGTCTCCCCGGACATCTTCCACACGGTCGTCTCGGAGGATGACGACGCGTGTGCCGTGTGGACCAAGATCAACAACGTCTTCACCGATAACAAGCTTCAACGTCTTGTGTTTTTGCAGCAGGAATTTTTCGGGTGCCACCAAGATGATTCCTCCATCGATGACTACTGCATGCGCCTCAAGTGCCTCGCCGATGAGCTCCGCGACATCGGCGCCAAGGTGTCGGACGAGCTCATGCTTAGCACCCTCACCGCCGGCCTCAATGAGGATTTCGGCAACGTGGCCTCGAACCTCTCCCTGCTGCCGAACCCGACCTTCCAGTCCGTCGCCGCGTATTTACGCTTGGAGGAACGCCGGATGAAGAAGGTCAAGGCCCGCGTCCACCACACCGCCCTCGCCACCGGGACATCTCGTGGGCAGCCGCAGCCCGCACCGCCCCAACCGCGTCCGCCGGCACCACCGGGGTACTACCCCCTCCCACCCGCTCCGCCCGCACCTCCCGCTCCTCAGCAACAGCAGCAGGGcgggggcggcggtcgccgcaACAGGCGTCgtgggggcgggggcggcggtcgCCCCCAACAGCAGCAGCATTAGCAGCCGGGGTACGGGGGGCCCAACGCCAACATCAGCCCTCCCCGCCCTGGGCCGTCGGCCCTAACCCATGGACCGGCGTGGTCCACGCTTACCACATGCCGGTCCCACGGGCCCCGGGTATCCTTGGGCCACACCCGGCCGGACCTCAGGCGCACCTCGTCGCCGCACCCTACCAGGCGGGTGGGGCCGGCCACGCACCGGGCGGCTTCGCCCCGGGTGGCTATGCGCCTCTGTCGGCGCCCGCCTCCTTCGGTtacgcgccgccgcccgcaccggcTCAGCCCGGCAGCTACCCGCTTCCTCCGGCTCCATGGGATCCCGCTCTGCTTGCTGCACTTCACTCGGCGCCGTCTCCCTCCAACTATGGAGGTGGCGGTGATTGTTACATGGACACGGGGGCTACCGGCCACATGACGTCGCACCCCGGTAACCTTGCCTCTTCTTTCCCGGTCACCACTTCGAACCGCATCACATTTGGTGATGGTTCCTCCGTACCCATTACTCATGTCGGTCAAGTTTCTTTCCGTCTAATTCTATGCCTATTAACATGACTAATGTTCTTGTCTCACCTAACCTAGTTAAGAATCTTGTCTCCGTTCGTCGTCTTGCATGTGACAATCCTCTCACCGTTGAATTTGATGGCCTTGGTTTCTCTGTGAAGGACGTCCGTACGCGGATGGTGCTCCACCGATGTGACAGCCCCGACGACTTATACCCGGTGCACTTCGCCTCCACCGCCACCGCCTCTCCAGTCGCCCTCGCCGCCGGTGTCGACCTCTGGCATGCACGCTTGGGTCACCCCAACTCCACCGTCCTTCGCCAGATTCTCAAGAGTTTTTCATTTTCATGTAATAAATTCGACGAGCACACTTGTCATGCTTGTCGTCTCGGCAAACATGTTCGTCGACCGTTTAGCGAGTCAAACACTATTTCTTCTTTCCGTTTCAGTTAATCCACAGTGATGTTTGGACATCTCGAGTTGCGAGCAACACCGGTTTCATATATTATCTTGTTTTACTTGATGATTTCTCTCATTTTGCGTGGACGTTTCCGCTCCGTCGCAAATCCGATGTTCTCGCCACTCTCACGGCCTTTTACTCCTACATCACTACCCAGTTCGGGCGCCCTATCCTCGCCCTCCAGACTGACAACGGCAAAGAGTTTGACAACGCTGCCACTCACCATCTTCTCGCCTCTCACGGTACCACTTTTCGTCTCACGTGCCCCTACACATCTCAGCAGAACGGCCGCGCCGAGCGGATCCTCCGCACTCTTAACGACTGCGTCCGCACGTTGTTGTTCCACTCCAACGTGCCCCCTCGGTTCTGGCCTGATGCTCTCGCCACCGCCACTCTCCTAGTTAACATTAGGCCTTGTCGTCCACGCTGGAACTACACCCCCCACCAACTCCTTTTTGGTTCCCCTCCTTCCTACAATGGTCTTCGCATCTTCGGATGCTTGTGTTATCCCAGCACCACCTCCACTACACCACACAAACTCGCTCCTCGCTCCGTAGCATGTATCTTCCTATGCTACCCCCCTaacaccaaaggttaccggtgctaCGACCCCGTCTCCCACCATGTGTACACCTCCCGACACGTGTACTTTGATGAGCGGGTTTTTCCTTTTCATCAGGTACCGCCTTCTGCAGCAGACTCGGCGCTCCATGATGGTGTCTCGGATGCGGACTCGGTGCAGCCCCCGGCGCGGCCTCTCCTGGCCCCGGCGCGGCTCCCGCTGGCTCCTCCTGGTGCGGCCTCGCCGCCCCCCCTCGCGGAGGGCCCCTCTGCTGTGGCCCCCGCCGCGGGCCCCTCCGCCGCGGCCCGGCTGCACGCCCCCTGGCGCGGCCCTGCATGGCCCCGGGTGGCCCTTCGGCTTCCACCACGCCGGGTGACGTGGATGGCCCCGCCCCGGCCGGCGCTCCCTCGGCTGGCTCCGCCACTTCAGCCGGCTCCGGTCCCGCTGTGACGCTGGGCGCAACGGACTCTTCACCACCCCCGTCCGTTGCTCCCGCGGCAGCCGACCCGCCTTCCACCGGCATGGTGACACGGTCCCGCGCCGGTATCCACCGCCCCAGCACGCGCTATGCTGCATGAGTACGCGTGCGCGGTGTCGACATCATCCTCTCCACCGTCGCCCATACCCTCGTCCGCACGCGCCGCTCTCCGTGATCCACATTGACTCGCCGCGATGCGCGAGGAGTTTGATGCGTTGCAGCGCAACCGCACATGGCATCTTGTGCCGCGACCCCCTCACGCCAACGTCATCAGTGGAAAATGGGTGTTTCATCacaagaccaaccccgacggtTCTCTCGAGCGCTACAAGGCTCGTTGTGTGGTGCGCGGTTTCCGCCAGCGCGCcggcgtggacttcaccgacaccttcgctccggttgttaaaccgggcacgattcgtacggtgcttcacctagcggtctCCCGGGCCTGGCCAGTGCATCAGTTGGATGTCTCCAATGCGTTTCTGCACGGCCACCTCACGGAGCGGGTCTTCTGCGAGCAGCCGACTGGCTTTGTCGACGCCGAGCATCCCGACCATGTCTGCCTGCTCTCTCGGTCCCTCTATGGACTGAAGCAGGCCCCCAGGGCATGGTACCAGCGTATGGCCGGGTTCCTACAGCAGCTTGGGTTTCATACAACCCGCTCCGACGCGTCTCTGTTCGTCTATCATCAGGGCACTGCCACTGCGTATCTGCTGCTCTATGTGGACGACATTATCCTGACGGCATCCTCGCCTGGGCTTCTTCAGCAGCTCACGGCTCATCTTCGCGATGAGTTTGCCCTCAAGGATCTTGGAGCGC
The sequence above is a segment of the Aegilops tauschii subsp. strangulata cultivar AL8/78 chromosome 6, Aet v6.0, whole genome shotgun sequence genome. Coding sequences within it:
- the LOC109771376 gene encoding uncharacterized protein; the protein is MAPAERSCTLGRFAADEAAPQETLHVVRLQRLRLRRAAEGCLDPIPEEDDYAGSSSGGGGEDDGDVPAGSPSAHGSSSSATVDLAQCRRQ